In Hyphomicrobiales bacterium, a single window of DNA contains:
- a CDS encoding cytochrome P450, translated as MKINTNTRSVDLDPRDTQFVQNPYPAYHAIRAQTPVFKWEQYGHWCCASYADVNGLLRDRRFGRQILHVATRDELGWPETPGHLKPFYAFEQHSLLELEPPVHTRLRGLVSRAFLSRQVERLRPEIANLCNRLADKLEGASEADLLSAYAIPIPVAVICDLLGAPVEMGDQFLAWSHDMVAMYQARRDRAIEDKAVAATLAFSSWMRDLIRERRGKGGDSLLMELIRAESEQGRLSEDELVTTAILMLNAGHEATVHALGNGIKALIEQGAREDIGEGHVEEIMRFDAPLHMFTRYALEDLEWNGLTLRKGEVVGLLLGAANRDPERFPEPDRFMASRENASTNVSFGAGIHFCIGAPLARLEMEVALPILFQRFPKLRLPTTPAYRDAYHFHGLEKLDVTLR; from the coding sequence ATGAAGATCAATACCAACACCCGTTCTGTCGACCTTGATCCGCGCGACACGCAATTCGTGCAGAACCCCTATCCTGCCTATCACGCCATCCGCGCGCAAACGCCGGTGTTCAAGTGGGAGCAATACGGCCACTGGTGCTGCGCATCCTATGCGGATGTGAACGGCCTGCTGCGCGACCGGCGCTTCGGCCGGCAGATCCTCCACGTGGCGACACGCGATGAGCTCGGCTGGCCGGAAACGCCCGGGCATCTCAAGCCCTTCTATGCCTTCGAGCAACACTCGCTGCTGGAACTGGAACCCCCGGTGCACACGCGCCTGCGCGGGCTCGTGAGCCGCGCCTTCCTGTCCCGCCAGGTCGAGCGGCTTCGTCCGGAAATTGCGAATCTTTGCAACCGCTTGGCGGACAAACTTGAAGGTGCGTCTGAGGCTGACCTGCTCAGTGCCTACGCCATTCCCATTCCCGTGGCGGTGATCTGCGATCTGCTGGGTGCGCCCGTCGAGATGGGCGACCAGTTCCTCGCCTGGTCGCATGACATGGTGGCGATGTACCAGGCCCGCCGCGACCGCGCGATCGAGGACAAGGCGGTTGCGGCAACGCTCGCCTTCTCATCCTGGATGCGCGATCTCATCCGCGAGCGCCGTGGCAAGGGGGGCGACAGCCTGCTGATGGAGTTGATCCGCGCAGAAAGCGAACAGGGCCGTCTCTCGGAGGACGAGCTGGTGACGACAGCGATCCTGATGCTCAATGCCGGACACGAAGCCACGGTCCATGCCCTGGGCAACGGCATCAAGGCGCTCATCGAACAGGGCGCGCGCGAGGATATCGGTGAAGGGCATGTGGAGGAGATCATGCGCTTTGATGCGCCGCTTCACATGTTCACGCGCTATGCGCTGGAAGACCTGGAATGGAACGGCCTCACGTTGCGCAAGGGCGAGGTGGTGGGTCTTCTCCTCGGCGCCGCGAATCGCGACCCCGAGCGCTTTCCCGAACCGGACCGCTTCATGGCGTCACGAGAGAATGCGTCCACCAATGTCAGCTTCGGCGCGGGCATCCACTTCTGCATCGGCGCGCCGCTGGCGCGACTCGAAATGGAAGTAGCGCTCCCCATCCTGTTCCAGCGCTTTCCCAAACTCCGCCTGCCAACCACACCGGCGTACCGCGATGCCTATCACTTCCACGGGCTTGAGAAGCTGGATGTGACCTTGCGGTAG
- a CDS encoding trimethylamine methyltransferase family protein has translation MTDQQPASSGRRARGGADARRAARTATTVKQAGFIRRAIKPYEPFSDDQLELIERNAETVLQETGIDFYEDEEAVRMWKDAGADVKANATDPKRFRVRFPRGLVRSLIKTAPREYVQHARNPANNVTIGGNNTVFAPVYGPPFIRNMDEGRRYATIEDFRNIAKLVYMLPSLHHAGGTLCEPVDIPVAKRHLDMIYTHIKYSDKPFMASVTAGERSADSVAMAELVFGKDFVDQNCVMTSLINANSPMVWDGVMLGALKVLARANQACVISPFIVAGAMSPVTAVGTLTQILAEASVGIAFTQLCRPGAPVVFGTFAASMSMQSGAPTFGSPEPALVTLGAAQLARRMGVPFRSGGGLCGSKVPDAQAAYESANTLWPTLLAGVNFCLHAAGWLEGGLASSYEKLIMDADQLTMFQKFAEGADFSENGQAMDAIREVGPGSHYLGCSHTQANFETAFWRSSLADNNSFEQWRDDGEKDIVVRANATWKKMLRDYEAPPLDPGIDEALQAFMAKRKEVLPDTVS, from the coding sequence ATGACCGATCAGCAACCTGCTTCCTCCGGCCGCCGCGCCCGCGGTGGCGCCGACGCCCGCCGTGCGGCCCGCACTGCCACCACGGTCAAGCAGGCAGGCTTCATCCGCCGTGCCATCAAGCCCTACGAGCCGTTCAGCGACGACCAGCTGGAATTGATCGAGCGCAATGCCGAAACGGTGCTGCAGGAAACAGGCATCGACTTCTACGAGGACGAAGAAGCGGTGCGCATGTGGAAAGACGCGGGAGCCGACGTCAAGGCCAACGCCACGGACCCGAAGCGCTTCCGCGTGCGCTTCCCCCGCGGGCTGGTGCGCTCGCTCATCAAGACGGCGCCGCGCGAATATGTGCAGCATGCCCGCAATCCCGCCAACAACGTGACCATCGGCGGCAACAACACGGTGTTCGCACCCGTTTACGGCCCTCCCTTCATCCGCAACATGGATGAAGGCCGCCGCTATGCGACCATCGAGGATTTCCGCAACATCGCCAAGCTCGTCTACATGCTGCCGAGCCTGCATCACGCGGGCGGCACGTTGTGCGAGCCGGTGGATATTCCGGTGGCCAAGCGCCATCTCGACATGATCTACACGCACATCAAATACAGCGACAAGCCGTTCATGGCTTCGGTCACGGCGGGGGAACGCTCGGCGGATTCCGTCGCCATGGCCGAGTTGGTGTTCGGCAAGGATTTCGTCGACCAGAATTGCGTGATGACCTCGCTCATCAACGCCAACTCGCCAATGGTGTGGGATGGCGTGATGCTGGGTGCCCTCAAGGTGCTGGCCCGGGCCAACCAGGCCTGCGTGATCTCGCCCTTCATCGTGGCGGGCGCCATGTCGCCGGTGACGGCCGTGGGCACGCTCACGCAAATTCTCGCGGAAGCCTCCGTGGGCATTGCCTTCACGCAGCTGTGCCGTCCCGGTGCGCCGGTGGTGTTCGGCACCTTCGCTGCCTCCATGTCCATGCAGTCCGGCGCGCCCACCTTCGGCTCGCCCGAACCGGCCCTTGTGACGCTCGGTGCCGCACAATTGGCGCGGCGCATGGGCGTGCCGTTCCGTTCCGGTGGCGGGCTCTGCGGCTCCAAGGTTCCGGATGCGCAGGCGGCCTATGAAAGCGCCAATACGCTGTGGCCCACGCTGCTCGCGGGCGTCAACTTCTGCCTCCACGCGGCAGGCTGGCTGGAAGGCGGTCTCGCCTCCAGCTACGAAAAGCTGATCATGGATGCCGACCAGCTCACCATGTTCCAGAAATTCGCCGAGGGTGCGGACTTCTCCGAGAACGGCCAGGCCATGGATGCCATCCGTGAAGTTGGCCCGGGATCGCACTATCTCGGCTGCTCGCACACGCAGGCCAATTTCGAGACCGCCTTCTGGCGCTCCTCACTAGCCGACAACAACTCGTTCGAGCAGTGGCGCGATGACGGCGAAAAGGACATCGTGGTCCGCGCCAACGCGACGTGGAAGAAGATGCTGCGCGACTACGAGGCGCCGCCGCTCGACCCCGGCATCGACGAAGCCCTGCAGGCCTTCATGGCCAAGCGCAAAGAGGTTCTGCCCGATACTGTGAGCTGA
- a CDS encoding sarcosine oxidase subunit delta, whose amino-acid sequence MRIPCPHCGDRDVSEFRYGGDASRVRPAHGTGDLKEWHDYTFTFDNAKGPHTEHWQHVLGCRQWFKLKRNTATNVIDGVVE is encoded by the coding sequence ATGAGAATTCCCTGTCCCCATTGCGGCGACCGCGATGTCTCCGAGTTCCGCTACGGCGGCGATGCCAGTCGCGTGCGGCCTGCCCATGGCACGGGCGACCTCAAGGAGTGGCACGACTACACCTTCACCTTCGACAACGCGAAAGGTCCGCACACGGAGCATTGGCAGCATGTGCTGGGCTGCCGCCAGTGGTTCAAGCTGAAGCGCAACACCGCCACCAACGTGATTGACGGAGTGGTGGAATGA
- a CDS encoding LysR family transcriptional regulator, translating to MKTPLPLNAMNAFAAAGRHGSFLIAARDLGVTPAAISQLVRKLETHLGKTLFQRLNNRVLLTDAGKSLLQSIVPALDELSEAAQRASRSGTRRRLRISCVPSLAECWLVQQLPRFLARHPRLRIDLAVEEDVTPGHWDIRINYGRLPDDDLVQEELCRDSVVPLCAPSHPAAIGAERDLTAADSAALIHTQWGPSYGSNVTWKDWFQHVAPRERVDLSTGHQVSASRTALQLAESGCGIALGQILLAQAALDDGRLVALSRHSLPLGQSYVIAMPAARHRQADVQAFAAWLLAEITPAAPAPRPHPPATPTRPAQRSAAHKRGKRHPLRSG from the coding sequence ATGAAGACACCCCTTCCCCTCAACGCCATGAATGCCTTCGCTGCGGCGGGCCGGCACGGCAGCTTCCTGATCGCCGCGCGTGACCTCGGGGTCACGCCAGCTGCCATCAGCCAGTTGGTGCGCAAGCTGGAGACGCATCTGGGCAAGACGCTGTTCCAGCGGCTGAACAACCGCGTGCTGCTCACGGATGCCGGGAAGTCTTTGCTGCAATCCATCGTCCCGGCGCTCGATGAATTGTCGGAGGCGGCCCAGCGTGCGTCGCGCAGCGGAACCCGGCGGCGGCTCCGCATCAGTTGTGTGCCATCATTGGCGGAATGCTGGCTGGTGCAGCAATTGCCACGCTTCCTGGCGCGCCACCCGCGCCTTCGCATCGACCTCGCCGTCGAAGAGGATGTGACGCCGGGACACTGGGACATCCGCATCAACTATGGACGCTTGCCGGATGACGACCTGGTGCAGGAAGAGCTTTGCCGCGACAGCGTGGTGCCGCTCTGTGCGCCGTCCCACCCTGCCGCAATCGGTGCAGAACGGGATCTCACGGCGGCTGATTCCGCCGCACTCATCCACACGCAATGGGGACCGAGCTACGGTTCAAACGTGACGTGGAAAGACTGGTTCCAGCACGTCGCGCCGCGCGAGCGGGTTGATCTTTCCACGGGCCATCAGGTCAGCGCCTCGCGGACTGCGCTGCAACTGGCCGAGTCCGGCTGTGGCATCGCGCTCGGGCAGATTCTTCTGGCGCAAGCGGCACTGGATGATGGACGGCTCGTCGCCCTGTCACGGCATTCCCTGCCACTGGGGCAAAGCTATGTGATTGCCATGCCGGCGGCGCGGCACCGCCAGGCAGACGTGCAGGCCTTCGCGGCGTGGCTGCTGGCGGAAATCACACCCGCTGCGCCAGCCCCTCGCCCGCATCCACCAGCCACTCCCACACGGCCAGCGCAAAGGTCCGCAGCGCATAAACGTGGAAAGCGTCATCCCCTACGCAGTGGATGA
- a CDS encoding multidrug effflux MFS transporter produces the protein MQKTRPAEFIALVAALTAMVAMTIDTMLPAIGTMAKELGAAHDNDRQLIILIFFAGLALGTLILGPVSDSTGRKPAIYAGLGFYLAGCLMCFFASSFPMLIAGRFVQGFGAAGPRVVSMAMVRDGSKGADMARIMSYVMSVFMLVPIIAPSIGQLALNFGDWRMIFLGFMVLAVLAGIWLATRQEETLLPENRHLFHASALWDSARAVVKHPVSFGYTIAVGFVFAAFNVYLATTQQVFAEQYDQGGYFALWFGGFSIGLAIAMVVNGRTVRVYGMRKLSKYALWAFMANWAIMLLASLAAAGQPPLWLVAVLMFISFFCSGMIFGNYNAMAMEPMGRIAGMAAAVSGALSSLMAIVLGGFAARQYDGTLTPVALSFVIFAVGAWAASEWAERNRPVAV, from the coding sequence ATGCAGAAAACCCGGCCCGCCGAATTCATTGCCCTTGTGGCGGCACTCACCGCCATGGTCGCCATGACCATTGACACCATGCTGCCGGCCATTGGCACCATGGCAAAGGAACTGGGTGCGGCCCATGACAATGACCGGCAACTGATTATTCTCATCTTCTTCGCAGGCCTGGCATTGGGCACGCTGATCCTGGGCCCGGTCTCGGATTCGACAGGGCGCAAGCCGGCGATCTATGCGGGCCTCGGCTTCTATCTGGCCGGTTGCCTGATGTGCTTCTTCGCCTCCAGCTTCCCCATGCTCATCGCCGGGCGCTTTGTGCAAGGCTTCGGTGCGGCAGGCCCGCGCGTCGTTTCCATGGCCATGGTGCGCGACGGGTCCAAGGGCGCGGACATGGCGCGCATCATGTCGTATGTCATGTCGGTCTTCATGCTTGTGCCGATCATTGCGCCGTCGATCGGCCAGCTTGCCCTGAACTTTGGCGACTGGCGGATGATCTTCCTGGGCTTCATGGTTCTCGCCGTTCTGGCCGGGATCTGGCTTGCCACCCGGCAGGAAGAGACGTTGCTGCCTGAGAACCGCCACCTCTTTCACGCCAGCGCCCTGTGGGACAGCGCCAGGGCCGTGGTGAAACACCCGGTCTCTTTTGGATACACCATTGCGGTGGGCTTCGTGTTTGCGGCCTTCAACGTCTATCTCGCCACGACGCAGCAGGTGTTTGCCGAGCAATACGACCAGGGCGGCTACTTTGCGCTTTGGTTTGGAGGTTTCTCCATCGGCCTTGCCATCGCCATGGTCGTCAACGGACGTACGGTGAGGGTCTATGGCATGCGCAAGCTTTCGAAATACGCGCTCTGGGCCTTCATGGCCAACTGGGCGATCATGTTGCTGGCCAGCCTTGCGGCGGCAGGCCAGCCACCACTTTGGCTGGTGGCGGTACTGATGTTCATATCGTTCTTCTGCAGCGGCATGATTTTCGGGAACTACAATGCCATGGCCATGGAACCCATGGGGCGAATTGCCGGCATGGCGGCGGCGGTATCCGGTGCCCTGTCCTCGCTGATGGCCATTGTGCTCGGCGGCTTTGCCGCGCGCCAGTATGACGGGACGCTGACCCCCGTGGCGCTCTCCTTTGTCATCTTCGCCGTGGGCGCCTGGGCCGCCAGCGAATGGGCGGAGCGCAACCGCCCTGTGGCCGTTTGA
- a CDS encoding 2OG-Fe(II) oxygenase, giving the protein MHDILDLERYPLHRVGTAEWHALVKRCRADLAANGMFNLEGLVRADALARITAEINPVMERLSFLHKREHNIYFLKSIPGLALDHPALATTTTINHTVCADQIAQSLVMYIYEWAPMVMFLGETMGKTALYPMRDPLARVNVMSYRAGEALNWHFDRSEFTTTLLLQAPDKGGEFVYRTDLRSDTDPNYDGVAKLMRGEDPDVKTLTLSSGTLNVFRGKNTAHKVATVEGQKDRLIAVFSYYEKPGVMFSRDEQMGFYGRAA; this is encoded by the coding sequence ATGCACGACATTCTTGATCTCGAACGTTACCCCTTGCACCGTGTCGGCACGGCGGAATGGCATGCGCTGGTGAAGCGCTGCCGCGCCGACCTGGCCGCCAACGGCATGTTCAACCTGGAAGGACTGGTGCGTGCCGATGCCCTGGCCCGCATCACCGCCGAGATCAACCCCGTGATGGAGCGCCTGTCCTTCCTCCACAAGCGCGAGCACAACATCTATTTCCTCAAGTCCATTCCCGGGCTTGCCCTCGATCATCCGGCACTCGCAACCACGACGACGATCAATCACACCGTCTGCGCCGACCAGATTGCGCAGAGTCTGGTCATGTACATCTACGAATGGGCACCGATGGTGATGTTCCTTGGCGAGACCATGGGCAAGACGGCGCTCTATCCCATGCGCGATCCATTGGCGCGGGTGAATGTGATGAGCTACCGCGCCGGCGAGGCACTGAACTGGCATTTCGACCGCAGCGAGTTCACCACCACACTCCTGTTGCAGGCGCCCGACAAAGGCGGAGAATTCGTCTACCGCACCGACCTGCGCAGCGACACCGACCCCAACTATGACGGCGTGGCGAAGCTGATGCGCGGCGAAGACCCGGATGTGAAGACACTCACGCTGTCGTCCGGCACGCTCAACGTGTTCCGCGGCAAGAACACCGCTCACAAGGTGGCAACCGTGGAGGGACAGAAGGATCGCCTCATCGCCGTGTTCTCGTACTACGAGAAGCCCGGCGTCATGTTTTCCCGCGACGAGCAGATGGGCTTCTACGGCCGCGCCGCCTGA
- a CDS encoding sarcosine oxidase subunit beta family protein, translating to MAKGYSVFSLLKHALKPDLPWGQAWEKPTPRSSYDVVIIGGGGHGLATAYYLAKNHGITNVAVLERSYIGSGNVGRNTTLIRSNYVIDGNTQFFEHSMKLWEGLSHDLNYNCMVSQRGQIVLAVSPVQMDVFARRGNIMRLNGIDAELLDRGEVQKLLPYLDYSKDARFPIWGAIHQARAGTVRHDAVAWGYARAASQLGVHVIENCEVTGMVIDNGRITGVETTQGRINAGKVGIAVAGHTSEVARMAGLKLPVESHILQAFVTETVKPIVHHVVSWGAELFYLSQSDKGGLVFGGHIDGFNTYTQRGQLFKIQDVMQCAVSLMPFMSRMRLLRHWGGIQDMTPDGSPFICRTPVRDLYLNGGWCYQGFKATPASGWTFAHTIANDSEHDLNRCYSLDRFEKGREMDDYGIGNWTFKQ from the coding sequence ATGGCCAAGGGGTATTCCGTCTTTTCACTTCTCAAGCACGCGCTGAAGCCCGACTTGCCATGGGGGCAGGCCTGGGAAAAGCCCACGCCGCGCTCATCCTATGACGTGGTGATCATCGGTGGCGGCGGCCATGGCCTTGCCACGGCCTACTACCTCGCCAAGAACCACGGCATCACCAACGTGGCCGTACTGGAGCGGAGCTACATCGGGTCCGGCAACGTGGGCCGCAACACCACTCTCATCCGTTCCAACTACGTGATCGACGGCAACACCCAGTTCTTCGAGCATTCGATGAAGCTGTGGGAGGGCCTGAGCCACGACCTCAACTACAATTGCATGGTATCGCAGCGCGGCCAGATCGTGCTCGCCGTGTCGCCGGTGCAGATGGACGTCTTCGCCCGCCGCGGCAACATCATGCGGCTGAACGGCATCGATGCCGAGCTGCTGGACCGTGGCGAGGTGCAGAAGCTCTTGCCCTATCTCGACTATTCCAAGGACGCGCGTTTCCCCATCTGGGGCGCCATCCACCAGGCCCGCGCCGGTACCGTGCGCCACGACGCCGTGGCCTGGGGCTATGCGCGCGCCGCCTCGCAACTGGGCGTGCATGTCATCGAGAACTGCGAAGTGACGGGCATGGTGATCGACAACGGCCGCATCACCGGCGTGGAGACAACGCAGGGCCGCATCAACGCCGGCAAGGTGGGGATCGCGGTTGCGGGCCACACCTCGGAAGTGGCGCGCATGGCGGGCCTCAAGCTGCCGGTGGAAAGCCACATCCTGCAGGCCTTCGTCACCGAGACGGTGAAGCCCATCGTTCATCATGTCGTCTCGTGGGGAGCGGAACTCTTCTATCTCTCGCAATCCGACAAGGGCGGCCTCGTTTTCGGCGGCCATATTGACGGCTTCAACACGTATACGCAGCGCGGACAGCTCTTCAAGATCCAGGACGTGATGCAGTGCGCGGTGTCGCTCATGCCCTTCATGTCGCGCATGCGGCTGCTGCGCCACTGGGGCGGCATCCAGGACATGACGCCGGATGGATCGCCCTTCATCTGCCGCACGCCGGTTCGCGATCTCTATCTCAACGGCGGCTGGTGCTACCAGGGCTTCAAGGCCACGCCGGCCTCCGGCTGGACCTTCGCCCACACCATCGCCAACGACAGCGAACACGACCTCAACCGTTGCTACAGCCTCGACCGCTTCGAAAAGGGTCGCGAGATGGACGACTACGGCATCGGCAACTGGACATTCAAGCAATGA
- a CDS encoding sarcosine oxidase subunit alpha family protein: MTAFTRLGKGGRIDRSRTLTFTYDGQRLFGHPGDTLASALLANGRLLVGRSFKYHRPRGFMSAGVEEANGLFTVGEGNRAEPNIAGTMVPLEEGLVARSQNAWPSPAFDLMAVNSLAAPLFGAGFYYKTFMGPFKKSWMFYEPFIRKAAGMGKADTAKDGARHDVEYGFCDVLVVGAGPAGLTAALAAGRAGAKVIVAEQDSDLGGSLLSESSDALERWRTGTIAELQALPNVTLFTRTTAQGIYDGNQVTLAQLLPAGQLLHVIRAQTIIMAAGALERPLVFTNNDRPGVMLASALRTYLNRYALAPTARAVIATNNDTAYATAFALAEAGVAVTIAEERSAPAGDLLAQAAALGIAIFPNAGIADVTGDKQLRAVRLKGRHSVTIDCDVLAMSGGWNPAVHLTSHGGIKPKYDAAIAAFVPGGFAEGHFGAGAMLGHFGLHAAVRDGEAAARAALARCAISKVPAPVEPPAVRDDRPYGIAPAADPFDVTLPAKAFIDFQHDVTAKDIKVAHQEGFQSVEHLKRYTTLGMATDQGKTSNVNALAMMAALRGLTPEQAGTTTFRPPYTPLTVGALAGRSVGRHFRPTRRSPLHDWNARNGCTFIEAGPWMRAWYYDWAGATPEEAYVKEMLLVRKGVGIADVSTLGKIDVQGPDAAEFLNRVYVNGFAKLPVGKARYGVMLNDDGIVLDDGTTSRISDTQFYMTTTTAQAGEVMSWLEYLLQCHWTDLKVHVASLTDEWGGMAVSGPDSRKALQLAFPDADVSSEALPYMGVKDISFGGTTVRLMRLSFSGELAYEVHCPANFVTALWEHILQAAAPLGIRPYGLEALASLRIEKGHVAGLELDHRNSLDDLGLGKMAAKEKPFIGKELRLREDMQSADRWSLVGLELLEPEKRLRGASILFAATDEIKGHGRGYITSVTWSTELEKFIALGLYKGGLKHEGEEIIAAFPLKNEQVRLKIVSPHFIDKEGARLHG, translated from the coding sequence ATGACCGCCTTCACGCGCCTCGGCAAGGGCGGCCGCATCGACCGCAGCCGCACGCTCACCTTCACCTATGACGGGCAGCGCCTGTTTGGCCATCCCGGTGACACGCTCGCCTCCGCCTTGCTCGCCAACGGCAGGCTGCTGGTGGGACGCAGCTTCAAGTATCACCGCCCGCGCGGCTTCATGTCGGCGGGCGTGGAAGAGGCCAACGGCCTTTTCACCGTAGGCGAGGGCAACCGCGCCGAACCCAATATCGCCGGCACCATGGTGCCGCTGGAAGAGGGGCTTGTTGCCCGGAGCCAGAATGCCTGGCCGTCCCCCGCCTTCGACCTCATGGCGGTGAACAGCCTCGCGGCCCCGCTTTTCGGCGCGGGCTTCTACTACAAGACCTTCATGGGACCGTTCAAAAAGTCCTGGATGTTCTATGAGCCCTTCATCCGCAAGGCGGCGGGCATGGGCAAGGCGGACACTGCCAAGGACGGCGCCCGTCATGACGTGGAATACGGTTTCTGCGATGTGCTGGTGGTGGGTGCAGGCCCCGCCGGATTGACGGCAGCCCTGGCCGCAGGCCGCGCCGGCGCGAAGGTTATCGTGGCCGAACAGGATAGCGATCTGGGCGGCAGCCTCCTCTCGGAATCAAGCGATGCGCTGGAACGCTGGCGCACGGGAACCATTGCGGAATTGCAGGCCCTGCCGAACGTGACGCTGTTCACGCGCACCACGGCGCAAGGCATTTACGATGGCAACCAGGTGACGTTGGCGCAACTCCTGCCCGCGGGCCAGTTGCTCCATGTCATCCGTGCACAGACGATCATCATGGCGGCGGGTGCGCTGGAACGGCCGCTCGTTTTCACCAACAACGACCGCCCCGGCGTGATGCTGGCCTCGGCCCTGCGCACCTACCTGAACCGCTACGCGCTGGCGCCGACCGCCCGTGCCGTGATCGCCACCAACAACGACACCGCCTACGCCACGGCCTTCGCGTTGGCCGAAGCGGGCGTGGCCGTGACCATTGCCGAGGAACGCTCTGCGCCTGCTGGCGACCTGCTGGCGCAGGCCGCAGCCCTTGGCATCGCCATCTTCCCCAATGCCGGAATTGCCGATGTGACGGGCGACAAGCAGTTGCGCGCCGTGCGCCTGAAGGGCCGCCACAGCGTCACCATTGATTGCGATGTTCTCGCCATGTCGGGCGGCTGGAATCCGGCCGTGCATCTCACCTCCCATGGCGGCATCAAGCCGAAATACGATGCGGCGATTGCCGCCTTCGTGCCGGGCGGGTTTGCCGAAGGCCATTTCGGCGCAGGAGCCATGCTCGGCCACTTCGGCCTGCATGCCGCAGTGCGCGATGGCGAAGCGGCAGCGCGTGCCGCCCTTGCCCGCTGCGCAATCAGCAAGGTGCCGGCACCGGTCGAGCCACCCGCCGTGCGCGACGACCGCCCCTATGGCATCGCGCCTGCAGCTGATCCCTTCGATGTCACGCTTCCTGCCAAGGCCTTCATAGATTTCCAGCATGACGTGACGGCCAAGGACATCAAGGTCGCGCACCAGGAAGGTTTCCAGTCGGTCGAGCATCTCAAGCGCTACACGACGCTGGGCATGGCGACGGACCAGGGCAAGACCTCCAACGTCAACGCCCTTGCCATGATGGCGGCGCTGCGCGGCCTGACGCCGGAGCAGGCCGGCACCACCACCTTCCGCCCGCCCTATACACCGCTCACCGTCGGCGCGCTCGCGGGCCGCAGCGTGGGCAGGCATTTCCGCCCGACGCGGCGTTCGCCACTGCACGACTGGAATGCCAGGAACGGCTGCACCTTCATCGAGGCGGGGCCGTGGATGCGCGCCTGGTACTACGACTGGGCAGGCGCCACGCCGGAGGAAGCCTACGTCAAGGAAATGCTTCTGGTGCGCAAGGGCGTCGGCATTGCCGATGTCTCGACCCTCGGCAAGATTGACGTGCAAGGCCCGGATGCAGCGGAATTCCTCAACCGTGTCTACGTCAACGGCTTCGCCAAGCTGCCCGTGGGCAAGGCCCGCTACGGCGTGATGCTGAACGATGACGGCATCGTGCTCGACGACGGCACCACCAGCCGGATCAGCGACACGCAATTCTACATGACCACCACGACGGCGCAGGCCGGCGAGGTGATGTCGTGGCTCGAATACCTGCTGCAATGCCACTGGACCGACCTGAAGGTGCATGTGGCCTCTCTCACCGATGAGTGGGGCGGCATGGCCGTCTCGGGCCCAGACTCGCGCAAGGCCCTGCAACTCGCCTTCCCGGATGCGGACGTTTCCAGCGAAGCGCTGCCCTACATGGGCGTGAAGGACATTTCGTTCGGCGGCACGACCGTGCGGCTGATGCGGCTCTCCTTCTCCGGTGAACTGGCCTACGAAGTTCATTGCCCCGCGAATTTCGTGACCGCATTGTGGGAGCACATCCTGCAGGCCGCGGCACCGCTTGGCATCCGCCCCTATGGCCTTGAAGCGCTGGCGAGCCTCCGCATCGAGAAGGGTCATGTGGCCGGTCTTGAACTGGACCATCGCAACTCGCTCGACGACCTTGGCCTCGGCAAGATGGCGGCGAAGGAGAAACCCTTCATCGGCAAGGAACTGCGCCTGCGCGAAGACATGCAATCGGCCGATCGCTGGTCCCTCGTCGGTCTGGAACTGCTGGAACCTGAGAAGCGCCTGCGCGGCGCCTCTATCCTGTTTGCGGCGACAGACGAGATCAAGGGCCATGGCCGCGGCTACATCACCTCCGTCACCTGGTCTACCGAACTGGAGAAGTTCATCGCGCTCGGCCTCTACAAGGGGGGTCTGAAGCATGAAGGTGAAGAGATCATCGCCGCCTTCCCGCTGAAGAACGAACAGGTGCGGCTGAAGATCGTCTCGCCGCATTTCATCGACAAGGAAGGAGCGCGTCTCCATGGCTGA